The DNA sequence CTAATTCCATTGTCAATTGAACTAACAAGCTCACAGATTCAATTACCATCCCCATCTACCGCTGATCGACCGGAGAAAGCGTCATCGAGACAACATATTCTCGTCGATATCGCAAAAGGCGCTGGTTTCTTGACGGTAGTCATTGCGGTTGTCGTTTTTGCAGTTTTTTTCATTCGTAAAACCAGAGCAAAAGGGATGACTTCTAATAACGACAAGAACATGATAAGAAAATGGACACCACCAGCTGATATTCGGGTCGAAATCGCAGGCATGGAGAGAGCTGTGGAAGTGTTCAAGTTCGAAGAGATAACGAAAGCCACAAGAAGATTCAGCCAAAAGAACAGAGTAAATGGATCTGTGTTTCGAGGAACGTTCGAAAACAAGACGAAACTAGTTGCGAAAAGAACCACAATGGACACGATTACAGAAGTTAACATGCTAAAGAAAATCCACCATTTCAATCTAGTAAAGCTCGAGGGTGTTTGCGAAAACGATGGCGATTTTTACCTTCTTTTCGAGTTCATGGAAAACGGGTCACTAAGAGAATGGCTCGATAAAGGCAGCAGAAAAGAGAGACGGAGCTGGAGGACGAGGATACAGATTGCTCTCGACATCGCTAACGGGCTTCACTATCTTCACAGCTTTACACGACCTGCCTATGTTCACAACAACATCAACAGCAGCAATATCCTACTCAACAGCAATTTACGAGCTAAACTTTCGAACTTCAGTCTAGCAAGAGTAACAGAGAGAGCCATAGCAGCCTCTGTTTCGACCACAAATCTCGTAGGGGCAAAGGGCTACATGGCTCGGGAGGCGGGGCTCGTAACTCCAAAGACTGATGTCTTTGCTTTCGGAGTGGTGGTTTTGGAGCTTGTTAGTCGAAAAGAGGCGGTTTTTCGGGAAGGAGGACGAGAGGTTCTACTTTCTACAACAATGATTCCCACCATTGGAAACAATGTCGAATCTCGGCTAACTCGGTTTCTAGATTCGAAACTTAAAGAACCTGGGAAGATGGAGTTTGGTTTACAGATGGTTAAACTAAGTGCAGCCTGCTTGAACCGAGAACCAGAACAGCGGCCGAGCATGGGAGAGGTAGTATCGACTCTACTAAAGATTCAGGATTGTTTACAGAAGCTAAAACCGTCGCCATTGTCGTATGGCGACCGAGATGAACTCGAAGGAAGAACAGAGGCAGAGATAAATGTGGAACCATAagcattcaaataaatgaatctGCACAAAGTGGATTCCTTCAAAGAATTTGGCCTTAGCTGTAAATATGGAAGGCCAAGAACAGAAACGAAgaagaaatttaaagaatCGATATCGATTACGGGTACGTACACGTCTCCAGTTTCAATAAGGAAAGGTACCGGTCATTTGAATATGATCGAGCGTACTCCGAAGACCGTATTTATGAACGGCCATCTGCCCAGCTCTAAATCCGTCTCCATAAACTGGGGACATGTCGGACTCTATTTGGTGTTTAAAGAACTCTCCAAGTTTTCTCTCGAATTTAgacattgtttttcttcttgacGACGTCGTGGGAGCAGCGGAGTACGAGGTCGAGGCAACATCGTTATAGTCTTGGCAAGACATGAGCTCGGTATTCAACCACATATGTGCTAGAACTTGACAGATACCTTCTTCGACGTCTTGACTTAGAGTTCGAAAACCTTTAAAAATCATGGCACGAGTGTCGGAATATCAAACAACAGAACAGGGGAGCACGTGTATTAATGTCATTGCCAAAGAAAATTTTCGTGAAACATACCTTTAAGACGTAGCCATGCGTGCATCATCTCATGAGCTAAAATCGACCCCGTAAGCAACCTGTGCACGATACACAAGAATCAATATCGCCATTATGTCGAGTATTTTGGATCTTGTTCTAAACTTCCATTGATAATACATACCTAGGAAGACCAAACAGGATGAGAATTGCCGTGACCTCACAATGACGTGTTAGTTTATAGGGCTCCGACATCATGTTCGTTACTCGGTTCCCCCTTTCGTATCTAGGTCGCCTTAAAACCTGTAAGATTTTTAGCCTTTGATCAATGAACAACTTGATTCATAACCAAAAAAGGAGCCGAAATTCTTACCGTGCTAATGGTTTGTTCCTCCGACAGACAAAGTCCTCGTGTCTCGGGAATATGGTAATGACCCTAACAACGACGAGAAAAATCGACACAGATTCacagaacaaaacatgtttcaGAGTTAAAAGTGGGGAAAGAACAGACAACATTAAACATTACAGCTGAGAAAGAGTTGTTTGGTTACAtgtttttctccttctcttgCTTCATTTAGTGCTTGTCTTTCAACCAAAAGCAATGGAACTTCCTGTTCTACTTTCATATTCAAACCATCATAAAATTCTTGTATCTCAAA is a window from the Cucurbita pepo subsp. pepo cultivar mu-cu-16 chromosome LG07, ASM280686v2, whole genome shotgun sequence genome containing:
- the LOC111799153 gene encoding protein LYK5-like → MTLIFSTFFLLLSSLITAQQNYSPPSCGGDTEPFGLYSCNGRASSCRAFLIFKSKPPYNSVPSISNLTSSNPDEIAIANNVTVFSLLKPDTAVVVPLHCSCIDQFYQANASFVLAYSQTYYFVATEIYQGSTTCQALKFGNKFHELDLRAGLKLLVPLRCACPTTNQARKGVEYLVTYLVGEDDTVLEIGERFNVSKKSVLEANGFQEEDDPNLFPFSTILIPLSIELTSSQIQLPSPSTADRPEKASSRQHILVDIAKGAGFLTVVIAVVVFAVFFIRKTRAKGMTSNNDKNMIRKWTPPADIRVEIAGMERAVEVFKFEEITKATRRFSQKNRVNGSVFRGTFENKTKLVAKRTTMDTITEVNMLKKIHHFNLVKLEGVCENDGDFYLLFEFMENGSLREWLDKGSRKERRSWRTRIQIALDIANGLHYLHSFTRPAYVHNNINSSNILLNSNLRAKLSNFSLARVTERAIAASVSTTNLVGAKGYMAREAGLVTPKTDVFAFGVVVLELVSRKEAVFREGGREVLLSTTMIPTIGNNVESRLTRFLDSKLKEPGKMEFGLQMVKLSAACLNREPEQRPSMGEVVSTLLKIQDCLQKLKPSPLSYGDRDELEGRTEAEINVEP